AAGGAGCTGATAATTTCAGGTGTTCACCCTCACTTCGGGGAAGAGAATTGTTTGGTTGGAACTAATGGTTCTGGGACTATTTTCTTTGCAAGTTGCAATATGAATTGCATTTATTGTCAAAATTATGAAATAAGCAGGTTTAAACGCGGTGAAATTGTCACGGTTGAAACACTTGCTGAGTCAATGCTTTTTTTGCAAAGGATCGGTTGTCATAACATCAATCTTGTGACGCCAACGCATTATGTTCCACAAATTGTAGAAGCGATCGAGATCGCTGTTAAAAAAGGGTTGAGAATTCCAATAGTTTATAACTGTGGCGGTTATGAGTCAGTTGAAACTTTGAAATTGCTTGATGGCATCATTGATATTTACATGCCCGATATAAAATATTCGGATAATTTTTATGGATTGAGGTACTCTGGTGTTCCTGATTATTGGGATGTTGTTCGTGAAGCGGTAAAAGAGATGTGGCGCCAGGTTGGGGACTTGAAAATAGTTGATGGTGTTGCTGTTAAGGGATTGCTTGTCCGTCACCTTGTTTTACCAAATAATATCGCTGGCTCAGAAAAAGTTTTTGAGTTCTTGGCGAACGAAATCTCAAAGAATACCTATGTGAACATAATGGCACAATATAGACCCTGCTTCAATGCATATCTAAAACCAGAACTTGCCCGAAGAATAACCCCGCAAGAATATAGTGAAGCTGTAAAACTTGCAATTAAATTTGGTCTTTCAAGAATTGAAATAAGTTCATGGTATGGAATTTTTTGAAGTCATTAAAAAAAGACGTTCTATTAGAAGATTTAAACCAATTGATATACCTGAAGAAAAAATTAAATTTATCTGTGAGGCGATCAACCTTGCTCCGTCTGCTGGCAATTTACAAGCATTTGAAGTTTTTATAGTTAAAGATAAGGGAAAATTAAAGCAAATTTCAAAAGCAGCGTTTGATCAAGATTTCATAGCTGAAGCGCCAATAGCGTTTGTGTTTTGTGCCAATCCTGATAGATCCGCAGTTAGATATGGATTGCGTGGTAGAAAATTATATTGCATTCAGGACGCAACGATAGCCTGCACATACGCTCATCTTTCAGCTACTGCACTTGGGCTTGGGAGCGTTTGGGTTGGAGCGTTTAATGAAAGAGAGGTTTTAAAGATAATTGGAGCAAGTGAAAATTTAATCCCAGTTGCAATCTTGCCAATTGGATTTCCAGATGAGGAACCCGAACCAACCCCAAGGAGAAGAATTGAAGATTTATTTCATGGATTGTAATTACCTCTATTTTATTTCAACCCAAGGCATATTATGTAAACTTCAACCTTCCCTACCAATAGAAATCAAAAACTACTTCAATTAATCTTAACTGTAAGAACCCCAAAAAATTTATTTTATCATGACCATTTTCCTAACTTGCCTGAATAACAATCTACCTTCTTCAAACGCCTCCATAACATAAGTATATACGCCACTTGCAACCTCATTCCCGTTTTTATCTCTACTATCCCAAACAAACTCATAATATCCCGCTTCAAAATCACCATCTATCGGAGTTAAAACCTCACGACCGATTATATCATAAATTTTAATTTTTACCTTACTTCTCTGTTGAACGTGAAATCTTATGACTGTAATTGGATTGAATGGATTCGGGAAATTCTGCAATAGTTCAAAACTGCTTGGGGTTTCTGGCTTTGTGTTAATTTTAACAACCTTTGATAAATCATAGGTTTCCCCACGACTTGTTATGACTTCACAGGCAAGTAAAGCACCAACTTCGTCTTTTATATGAGTAGAAAAGGTTAAAGTCGTAATATCAATTTTCTCAACTAAATCCAATCTGCCGAAGTTTGCCACATTAATGATGATTAAACCGTTTGATGAATCAACATAGCACAAAAATACATTTTTACCATCGTTTATCACATTAAAAGCTTTTAGGTCTCTTACCTCCAAAACTTTTAAAATATCTGGATTATATTTCAAAACGACCTCTACCGCTGTTATAGAATCCGGGAAATTTAAGCTGACCTTATATGTAACTACATCTTTGTCATTATCGCCAACACGGACGTATAAATTTTTATCTTTCAACCTGACAAATTCTATCATCCTTTCATCAAAGTGATTTGAAATCTCGTCACTGTTTTGATTCTCAACCGAAAGCGCAACTAATTCCTTATTGTTATTCTGGAGATATTCCGAAAGTTTGCCAGCAAGTTTAAATCCACCTGTCTTTGCTGTCCAATTCCAATTCATCACAAAAACCATCAAATCTTCAAAATCTATTTTGCCATCCGGTTGTGGTATCATCTGCGGAGGTTGCCCAAGTGCTGGACCGATCTCCCGATGTTTGAGCTGAAAGTTCCAAATCTTTCTAAATTCGTTCAGATCAGACAAATTGACCTTTTTATCAAGGTTAAAATCACCAAGCAAACTTGTAACAAAGGAAATTTTTACATCATCACTTGGAGAACCCTCAGGGTCACCGTTTTTATTCCCATCAAGCGGATTCCCCAACAAGTCCTTAACACCATAGTTGAAATCACCACTTATGGAA
The Candidatus Thermokryptus mobilis genome window above contains:
- a CDS encoding radical SAM protein: MKTLISFKYEPRYVELNEKGILRDRVEILRQILNDCTLCPRNCHVNRNLGRKGKCRVGKELIISGVHPHFGEENCLVGTNGSGTIFFASCNMNCIYCQNYEISRFKRGEIVTVETLAESMLFLQRIGCHNINLVTPTHYVPQIVEAIEIAVKKGLRIPIVYNCGGYESVETLKLLDGIIDIYMPDIKYSDNFYGLRYSGVPDYWDVVREAVKEMWRQVGDLKIVDGVAVKGLLVRHLVLPNNIAGSEKVFEFLANEISKNTYVNIMAQYRPCFNAYLKPELARRITPQEYSEAVKLAIKFGLSRIEISSWYGIF
- a CDS encoding nitroreductase family protein, with the translated sequence MEFFEVIKKRRSIRRFKPIDIPEEKIKFICEAINLAPSAGNLQAFEVFIVKDKGKLKQISKAAFDQDFIAEAPIAFVFCANPDRSAVRYGLRGRKLYCIQDATIACTYAHLSATALGLGSVWVGAFNEREVLKIIGASENLIPVAILPIGFPDEEPEPTPRRRIEDLFHGL